tcctttctgttttgtaaCTCCTATCTGGACATGTCTGAATTAAAACAGTTagcaaccccccaccccaccccatccccagttAGTTGTATTTCCACATGTTACTGAGCAATCTGCATGTTTCCCTTTAGGAAGGCAACAGTGATGTCACTAGCACATGGTCTCtaggttttttattttggtttttgtttgtttgtttgtttgtttgttttggttttggttttttgtttttttggtttttttggggtttttttttggctGCTTTGGTTACAAATAAGATGATTTGGTAAAATTTTATTGACGTAATCATcaaattatttattaaattctTGATAATACTGTTAGTTTTTCTTatctaaagatttttttccccttctactGTTTATTCTTTGGAGAATTGGGGGCGGGAGGgttggttgttttgctttgtttttgaagtAGTATTGAAGCCCAAAATGGCCTCAGCCTCTGAGGGGAAGATTATTCATATTGGGGACCATACCTGACTAGCCTTTGGACTAATCTTAGCTGCTATAAAGTTCTAAAGGAATGAGGAGAATCCTTAGCAAGAATtatcatttgtgttttgtttccccTGTAGATATCTGCAGAGCAATTGAATTGTTGGAGAAATTACAGAGGAGTGGAGAGGTGCCGCCACAGAAACTTCAGGCTTTGCAAAGAGTCCTCCAGAGTGAGTTCTGCAATGCTGTCAGAGAGGTAAGTTAGCATAATCTATATTTCTTCAAAATTTGAGTTACATAGCTACAGAAATACACTGAAATTTGGATTCAGAAATAATGTAGAGAATAAACTAGCACCAGACATGGCAGTGCACGCCAGTAATCACAATATTCAGTATTCACAATATTAAGGCCGGAGAAATTCCATGAGTTACATAcaggtcagcttgggctatataGGTATAGAACAACCAGCCtgtaataaaaaagaagagatgtgaacaaaggaagaaaacattaGAACTAGTgtgttctctccctctttctctctctctctcgtttgtttttcctttggaatTTTTAGCTGGGGTTATAGCTCAGTGCTTATCTAACATGCACAAAACCCTAGGTTCACCCAATCCTTGCCTTACCCGTACCCCTacaaaaaagaattttctttgaaatttctaATAGAAAAGCATTGCATGTTATAAAGACTGATAATTGTCTTTGGgaaattttaacatatttattaaCTTTGCAGAGAACTCAAACATAGATATAGTCCAAAATTTAAGTATGGTGAAAACTTTGTCTTTGCAGGTATACGAACATGTTTATGAGACTGTGGACATCAGTAGCAGCCCTGAAGTGAGAGCTAATGCAACTGCAAAGGTAACGGGATTGTCCTTATCAAAGGTGGGACTCCAAAAACTAGAGCTGAAACGGGCTGGGAGGAGGAGGGTAAAGTGCTTACTCtggaagcctgaggacctgagtgcaGATCCCCAACTCCCAGCCAACGCTGGGCTTGGCAGtgtctataaccccagtgctggaggaggggagaggtAGATATTCTAGGGACTTACTGGCCAGCAAGTCAACACACATGTATCCATATACACAggctacctgtgtgtgtgtgtgtgtgtgtgtgtgtgtgtgtgtgtgtgtgtgtgtgtgtacagtacaGAAGGCACAAATTAAAGGTTTAACATGCAGTTACTAGAATCATTGTAAGCTTTGAAAGCATGTCTTCTATACTATATTACACTTctcagatattaagaaataggaGTTTTTTATTTGGTTTAGGTAAGATATTTTGTGATACTGTTTAGATGATATATTAAAAATCCAATAGTATGTATGTCATGCCTCATATAATTGTATTTAGTGCACTGTACAGATTTGTGACTATAACATTAATTTCATAGTCAATAAAGTGACTTTCTTGTAGAAGAGGAAGCATCAGAGTTAAACAACTCCCTTGCAGCACACCGCAGTAAGTGAATAGGGACTGTAGGATAAACCCTTCAATTACTCCTGGATTTTCCCTTGACTTTGACCCTGCACTTATGAGGCAGTGTTGAACGGAAGCTACCTCCTCAGGGCCATAGAtggcatgtttgtgtgctttcttgtaCCAACTTAATTTTCCTCAAATAACCTGCgacattgagccatctcaccacaTGTGCTTAAGAGTTCTCACTCACCACTTAGTAGCAGGCTGTTATTGCTAGTCACAGCTCCACAAAAGGAATCACTAGAGTCTTCATTAAATACAGATACTAAGTGTATAGGCTTCCTGTGTCAAAGTCCCTAAATCCATAGGACCTTTGGGTTTGGGACAGTCTGTGAGTATAGTTCAGCTacagagcttgcctagcatgcataaggcTCTTGAGTTCCAGCCAcccctagcaccacataaaaccaggagTGGGGCATATGCCTATAACCCATTGTTTGGCAACTAGAGGCAAAAGATACAGACATTTAAGGTATTCTTGGCTCTTTAACATGTTtggtgccagcctgggctaaatgagaccctgtctccagaaggaaaaagcaaaacattTTTTGAAGTTTTGGCAGCGTCCCTGCAACCGCAGCCAGCACACGTGGCTGAGGCCTGAAGGTGAAGAGTGTAAAGCTCGCCTATGCTACAAAGCTGCTCGCTGGCTTTCACCAGCCCCACCCCAAAAGGAAATTCCGTTATCTCTGACTTGTGTAGTTCTTGGAGGTGCAAAGCTCCAGAGCCTTGGCTCTGTAAAATGGggcctttttttttcagtacGGCAGAGATCGGAGTTGGTGCTGACTCAGTCTCCCTTCTCTCATTCTTGTTTTTCCATTCAGCATCCATAATGAAAATGGGGCctttaaaagcaaaaggaaacagaatGTAAACCTGTGTTAGAATACAGTTAGACACAGCTATGTTTcatctttatctttttcttttagttgTAACTAAATAGTTAACTGAAGCAACAAAAAGCATGCCTCTGGGTTATGTGCCTTCTCATTATTGAGTCATTTcttgatattttcattatttactgtGTGGTATAAATAATATAGCAGCCAAAATTTCTTGATATAAGAACACATTTATGAGGTAGGTTGTGTCTTGCCCCTGAAGGAGCCACTCTATCTGCTTTGAAGCTCAGGGCTGTTGGCATTCTCAGGgagagctcacatctgtctgCTTGGCAAGCCTTGACCAGCCCTGTGCATGTGCAACAGCATATTTCTGAGCTCTGGAGGAGCTAGTAGTGATCTGAAGCTTACTTTCTACATAATCCGAGTATTATATCTCTTACAAACTGACTTAACTCAGTGAAGCTCACACATGAAAAGCTATATCCCTCAAAAAGACTTTTGTAGGCTAGGAATAAGGTTAATGCACATCCTTAGCACATCTGAGTCTCTGGATTCAAACCCAGCACCTCAAAAGTGAGTTATATTCTTTgatgtgtgtatttttctttcaGGCTACCGTTGCTGCGTTTGCTGCCAGTGAAGGGCACTCTCATCCCCGAGTTGTTGAGCTACCCAAAacagaagagggccttggattCAATATCATGGGAGGCAAAGAACAAAACTCACCAATCTATATATCCCGGATAATTCCAGGTGGAATTGCTGACAGACATGGAGGCCTCAAACGAGGAGATCAGCTCCTTTCTGTTAATGGAGTGGTAAagagaaattttatttctatttgctATTTGCAGTAATGTGTTGTAGCCACTTGGGGGTGTACTAGAACAATCAAATCAGAAGCTAGAAGGGGGAATACTTTTGAGATTGATTTCTAAAATCCCTTGAGAGAAGCCTCTCAAGGTACTGCTCGGCCTGGTGCCATGGgattgctttgatttttgtgatgATAGTGGAGCTTTTGTTGAGTGGAAGAGCAAACGCATGTACTAGGCAGCTTCTTACTCTGAGTCACAGCCCCAGCCAGTGCTTTGTAAAGCAGATTCAGTGTGGCTGTAGGGCACTCAGGTTAAGGCGCAGTGCTGTAAGCCTGTGTATAAAGTCAGAAATAGACTCTTCACTTGTTTACAGTGATAATTACGTGATTTACTCCTGACCTGGTGCATTAGTAAGGCATGAGTATTGCTGTCTTCTTATTCTCAGAGTACACAGAAATGGGTCTCAGAGTTCACATTGATTGAAGTGATAAAGTAAGACGTTGTTATAGTGCTGAAATGATGTAACATTGACAATTCTTACTTACTTGTGTATTAAACCTTTTCACGAGTTCGATTACTTATAAACCTAATTGTCAGTTGTTTATCTTATGTGTGTTTTCAGAGTGTTGAAGGAGAGCACCATGAGAAAGCGGTGGAGCTACTGAAAGCAGCCCAAGGCAAGGTGAAGTTAGTCGTCCGGTACACACCAAAAGTCCTGGAAGAAATGGAGTCCCGCTTTGAGAAAATGAGATCAGCAAAACGCAGACAACAGACCTAATCGTTTAAAAACTCTATGTTCCTTTTGCTTTTAGCTAGGAAAGTTACTTGTGACCTACTGATGGTCTTGATGCCAGTGATTGTAAAACACCAGAAACTTCCGTGAACTCTTCTTGCCATTTTATAAATGCCTGTTTTAGCATCACTATGGTTGTAGAGAAGCATACACTTTTTTTCTCACGAGAAAAAGTCAAAGTTGATGAGGGCAGTTCTGTCCTGCTGTTTTTACAGGCCTTTTTCAAACACAGATTTTGTCACAAAGTTGTTATAGATTTTTAATAAtgcttttttaatattaaaatgtacttttacattcttaatctttttttaaaaagaggtttcTTTATTTGGCGACTTATTTACAAATAACAGATCTCCAATATTTCCTTTTGCTTACTGCAATTTCTTTGtgaaatttgttttcatttttccaagcAATTAAACATAGCAGTCTTGATTGTGGCGGTTTATCATGCCGTGAGTGTTGCCATCTCTGCTGCATTGTGTACTTGGAGCATAACATATGAGATCATATAATCAGTGGTAAATCATAGCTTCCAtggaacctttttatttttatttaaacaatgTATAACGTATTCATTTATACTGATTTATAAAAGAAAGGTTTTAAGCACTGAAGCAATCATTgctaaaatatgtatttcataaTATTTAAGCAGTGAAGCAAGAGGATATAATTTGATTATTAGCATTACCAATTAAatcctttatttatatttaacaGTCATAAATTATACATGCAAAAAGCTCAGATTTCAACTTTTCAAATTTTTATGCTATTCATTTGTATTTAAGTATATTTCTCATAGTTTGGTTCTTTCATGCCTAGACATGAGTCGGTTAGTCTGTGCTGGGGAGAATGGAAGTAGGACAAGGTAACAACTTCAACTTTTAGAGCCTGAAGAACCATATATTCCTACTCCCAGCTTCAGTACAGACTTGAGATATGAAGGGCAGGGAGGATTTGCTTAAGGTACAGAAGCTGGCGGTTTCCTAAGTCTCACAGTGAGTGGGGCTCAGGATGACATATATCTTGATGATTCAGAGAGCGAGCGATGGGAATTTGGAGCAGTACTTTTCACCATTTGTCCACTGGATGTCACCATTTTCCTAAAAGGCAGCTATTGGTACATGATTGTGACTGTGGTCTTCTAAAAGCTGAAGTCAAAGTGATTAATTTCCAGTCACAGATTACAGGAACATTTTTAAAGGGTTTAAGTGATGATGTTAAATAGAAACAGATGGGTTGAAAATGGAAGGATTTGTCATAATTACGACTattacctttattttttaaaaatgggcatTTTGTAACATTCCTTCAGGAAGAATGGAAGTGTGTATgtttttctgcatgtgtgtgagcactgTGAGTCTTACAAGATTACTGCAGTTTTCAGTGATTTTCAGAGTAAAAGTCAATCAACATGTTATTTATCATTTAGGACTTGAACACTGGATTGTGCATGGTTGAATGTCTTTAGTCCACTACAAAATGTGCTTGATATTGATAGAATCATGCTGAAttgtatattttcaaaattagctcatgtgtttttaaaatgttgagacCAAAGTAGTATAGAAGAGTATGACgtattttaatttaattgtaAAATTATTAGAGGTAtttgttttaaaactatattaaaGAAAAGTGTTGGTGCATATAGAACAGTACCATTATTGTTATGCTCGTATTTCTGCATCCCAGGGCAAGTAAACCCTGAGGAACCCTTGTCTTCGAGTAGCTACTGGGGCTGCAGCTGCTCCCGAGGATGCACCAGCGTCCCACTATGATTACAGCTTCCTGGTTCATGTTTCAGCTGTTGCAGAATTTCAGCCAAGTTACTTTTTTTCCTTAAGTACGTtgaaaaagcttttttttttccttcttcggTAACTCACAGTCTGTTCTTTGTGGCCAGCACCTATTTATAAAGTCTTAAGTAACACTACTTAAAGGAGCCAAACACAGAGCTCTTCTTGGTACTGTTAAGCATGAGTAGCAGTAGTTGGCTTTCATTGATGCAATTCTCCTATCTCAGAATTTTAAATAATGACCATAGGAAAAGTCAGTGGCAAGTGTACAGTAGTCTTCTTGTGTACtaaggaaatgaatgaattttaATCTAATAAATGGATGATTTGTGGATTAAAACTAGGCAGTAAATATAAAGGGTATTTGTTTGACTTGTAACTTACAAATGTAAATTTCCCTTAGCCccagttttcaattttttttttcttaaatatttcaaaatgagtTGACTTGGTGATTCATGACCTTGGTTGCATGTTAGAATGCCCTGCAGATCTTAAAACTCATCTAGGTCCCTTCACATACAGCTGATTCATAATCATTTCTTTGTGATTGACATTTCATATGACAGTGTCTACCCTCTATTGTCTTCAGAGGCTCATTCTGACACCCAAGCTTCAGAAGCACTAGCCCATGGACTTTCTGATTATACTGGACTCTGTTTGAAAGTACATTTAATCTGAAGCTATTTAACGATTGATTCTACTCCTTAGTATCTTTTTATGGGCTTAAGAAGTATTTggcagtccttttttttttttttttggagaatctctacatagttctggctgtcctggagctctctctGTAAACCATGCTGGCTTTTGTATTCCCTTttcttgttctttaaaaaataagaccTACCAGTAATTCAATTGTAAAATCTTATTAGTGTTTCTCCTTCTGTCCcctttacctttaaaaaaaattgcaggTTATCATTTGAAAGAGCATGTTTAAGCATCGCCGATGTGAAAGCACTATGAGGAATGAATCTGTGCCGTCTAGATATGGCTCCTTTATCATTACTGTTCTACTACATGGATGGAGTCCTGTTCTGTAGGGTCTCACTTTTTAAGATCATCTTCCTGTTGTAAAAGTTTAAGGCATTTTGCTCAAGTACTTTGTTTACAATTAAAATGAATAGAACTTAATAGAAGATAAGGTTATGGCTTACTGGAAAGCATCAGCATGACTTGGTATAGACTTAAAAGAGTACATGTGATTATACTGTGGAATGATTATTGATATATAAGGACTCTAGTAATTGTACCTCCTGAATAAATGTCCGTTTGCGCATTTTCTAACTTACAGTCCATTGTCTGTTCTGGCAACAATCTCGCTTTGTAGTTTTACTCTCCAAAATTCATGAGTAGTGTTTCTTCAAAGGTTGTTGAAGTAATAATAGTTACATAATGGGGGAAAGTCATTTGATTATTAATTTTCAAGAAGTTTTAAACTAATTTGTAACTGGAcgtggtttttaaaaatattggcaAAGATTTGATACACTTGTACTCTTTTTAGTTTGAGAAAATTATTTGGAATGTGAAACAGTGCTTTTTCAATAGATGAATCATTTAGCAATTAAATTCTGACTCTAAggcttatttaaaatatatttgtatgagTCGTGTTTGTCCtttgcatttgacaaaattgataCAATTACAAGTTGAACGCTGTATGTAAAATAACCGTTACATAAAGTAAAAAGCAAACTCCGTGGTGGTTCCTGAAATGAGACTTCagatttctgtattttgtttgccTTTCATAAACTATAACTAAACCAAACTTTGTCTTCTGTTATTTCAAGAGGCAATGTGACATGCTTGATGGCAGAGACTATGCCCTCTCTtcactttttaaagaatttttcacgtatatgagttcactgtagctgtcttcagacacaccagaagagggcatcagattccattacagatggttgtgagccaccatgtggttgctgggaattgaactcaggacccctagaagagtagtccgtgctcttaacctctgagccatctctctagcccccagctGCCCTCTTTAAATCCTTGTTGCCATCCTTACTGTGAGCCTCTCTGTCCTGGTAGAATGCCCTGTAGAGCTTTCCATCTGTCATCTGCAGTCAGTGCCCGTGCTGTCTCTGAAGCTTTTTAGGCTGCCCGCAATTACTGGCTGGGTAGTCCCCACACACTAAGTAGCTGTAGGACCCTACTAGCAAAAAGTAGTTAGGGGACAAGAGGGTTCATTAAGGAAAGACAAATGCCACCAGCTTGACGACCTGACCTCAAGGCCCTGGGCTTGAAAGGCACAGCCTCTCTTGCAGGTTGTACTATGACCGTTATGTATGGACAAACACATACAAGATGAAGCTTTTAAAGTAAACTGGCAACTTTTAAAATTAGTGCCAGTTTTGAGGAGTGAGGCCATGCTCAGAATAAAATTCGTTGGAAAAGTTCTAGTACTTGCTAAGTGAAAAGGCAGTGTCAGTAGACCCACAGCAGAGGCAAAGATGAGAGTGTGCACAGCCACCGTTGAGCATGCAGAAACAGCCGGCCACCATCTTAACATTTGTTCATCCAGCCAGCTCATAATAGTTTGTGCAGTATACTTTTACTAAACGAATTCTGGCATTACCAGAATCCAACACTGAAACAGAACTCGGTGCGACTTCTTCCATGTGCAATAAAGATCCCAGTAGAAGTCTTGTAAGAGGATGAAGTCCTGACAGTTGAGTTAGGGCCTTGCTGATCCCTGTTCTCTGTGGTGGAGATTACCTTTGGCACTTGCCACAGTGTAACAGAGCTTGTTCTCCGAGTGCCTATCCAGGCCCATCTGTTCCACAGGGCATAGCTTTCCTTGTTTTAGTCTATTGTTGGCATAGCTTAATTGTGGTCAGTCACAGGGTTAGACTTGGCTTTAGTTTGAAGGAAGGCCCTGCATTTGCAGCAGCTCTTTCTCTAGCTGGAATGATGAGTTTGCCCTTGGCTAGAGGTGTGTTGGTTATGCAGGTCCCCCGAGATCCATCTGCCTGTTGAAAAGCATCGCTTCGACTGGAGCgcctcagcctcctcaggtcTCTGTTACACTGAGAGCAAAGTCTAAAGGGCCCTGCATAATCCAGGGCTGCAGTCCCCCCACTGTTACTACACTCCACATTTTGGGCTGAGTTGTTTGTTCTGAAGTAAGGCCTCattttgtagcctaggctgacctttgGTTCATTGCCTGTCTGGAATTCACATTTCTGTTAAATCATaggcgggtgtgtgtgtgcccgtgtgtgtgtgtgtgtgtgtgtgtgtgtgtgtgtgtgtgtgtgtgtgtgtgtaaagcttgAAAAGGAAATGGCCTTCAAAATCAGCCAGGCTTCTGTGGACCACCGCCCTCATCATACAGGGATAAGGGCCTGTTCTTTCAGACTTGCCAGTCAGATCCTCACTCCCTGGGCTCCCTGCACAAGGAAAACAGAGGCCACCACTAAGGTAGAGTTCAAATCTAGCAGCTAGGTAAAGGAGCACAGAAatggttctgtttgttttagtAAAAAGTAGAGAATCTAGAGACAAAACAGACTCTCTGCAGAGTTCACTGAACTTTGCACATACCATTCAGATATTCTAGCTCTGAGCTGAGTCTCCAGTAAAATAGAGTGTCAAGCTAAAACAAATATTTCCTTTGAATCTGATGAGGATAAGGAGGCAgtagcacattttctttttctgattgctTCTTGTTTGTGAAATTGAGATCTTACAGTAGACTGGGAAtaatacccacacacatgtgtaatTTTGTATGCAATTGAAAATAGAGACATTTGCTGGGAGGggtgttacttttttttaaaaaaagtcccaTCATTTAAACATCAGGgcccctcattcttttttttttttttttcattttttttttttattaacttgagtatttcttatatacatttcgagtgttattcccgttcccggtttccgggcaaacatccccctcccccctcccattccttatgggtgttcccctcccaaccctccccccattgccgccctccccccatagactagttcactgggggttcagtcttagcaggacccagggcttccccttccactggtgctcttactaggatattcattgctacctatggggtcagagtccagggtcagtccatgtatggtctttaggtagtggcttagtccctggaagctctggttgcttggtattgttg
This Rattus norvegicus strain BN/NHsdMcwi chromosome 3, GRCr8, whole genome shotgun sequence DNA region includes the following protein-coding sequences:
- the Lin7c gene encoding protein lin-7 homolog C isoform X1, which encodes MAALGEPVRLERDICRAIELLEKLQRSGEVPPQKLQALQRVLQSEFCNAVREVYEHVYETVDISSSPEVRANATAKATVAAFAASEGHSHPRVVELPKTEEGLGFNIMGGKEQNSPIYISRIIPGGIADRHGGLKRGDQLLSVNGVSVEGEHHEKAVELLKAAQGKVKLVVRYTPKVLEEMESRFEKMRSAKRRQQT